A single window of Pseudomonas benzenivorans DNA harbors:
- the gmk gene encoding guanylate kinase produces the protein MSLTTGTLYIISAPSGAGKTSLVKSLVDSEALIRVSVSHTTRAMRPGEVDGVNYHFVSHEQFHAMLDENAFLEHAEVFGNLYGTSQHWVEQTLAEGYDLILEIDWQGAQQVRRLMPQSKSIFILPPTQEALRHRLTNRGQDSGEIIERRMREAVSEMSHYVEYDYLVINDDFTHALSDLKAIFRANQLLQGPQQQRHSGLLGELLA, from the coding sequence ATGAGCCTCACCACCGGCACCCTGTACATCATTTCGGCCCCCTCCGGCGCCGGCAAGACCAGCCTGGTCAAGTCCCTGGTCGACAGCGAGGCGCTGATCCGCGTCTCGGTCTCGCACACCACCCGCGCCATGCGCCCCGGGGAAGTCGACGGGGTGAACTACCACTTCGTCAGCCACGAGCAGTTCCACGCCATGCTCGACGAAAATGCCTTTCTCGAGCATGCCGAAGTGTTCGGCAACCTCTACGGCACCTCCCAGCACTGGGTCGAGCAGACCCTCGCCGAAGGCTACGACCTGATCCTCGAGATCGACTGGCAGGGCGCCCAACAGGTGCGCCGCCTGATGCCGCAGTCCAAGTCCATCTTCATCCTGCCGCCGACCCAGGAGGCCCTGCGCCATCGCCTGACCAACCGCGGCCAGGACAGCGGCGAGATCATCGAGCGGCGCATGCGCGAGGCGGTCAGCGAGATGAGTCACTACGTCGAGTACGACTACCTGGTGATCAACGACGATTTCACCCATGCCCTGAGCGACCTGAAGGCCATCTTCCGCGCCAACCAGTTGCTGCAAGGTCCGCAGCAGCAGCGCCACAGTGGCCTGCTCGGCGAGCTGCTGGCCTGA
- the rpoZ gene encoding DNA-directed RNA polymerase subunit omega — MARVTVEDCLDNVDNRFELVMLATKRSRQLATGGKEPKVAWENDKPTVVALREIAAGLVDYDVIAQDEIVEEEPLFAAFDEEANEPL, encoded by the coding sequence ATGGCCCGCGTAACCGTCGAAGATTGCCTGGACAACGTTGATAACCGCTTCGAGCTGGTCATGCTCGCCACCAAGCGTTCGCGCCAACTCGCCACCGGCGGCAAAGAGCCGAAAGTGGCTTGGGAAAACGACAAGCCAACCGTGGTCGCCCTGCGCGAAATCGCCGCCGGCCTGGTCGACTATGACGTCATCGCCCAGGACGAAATCGTCGAAGAAGAGCCGCTGTTCGCCGCCTTCGATGAAGAGGCCAACGAGCCTCTGTAA
- the spoT gene encoding bifunctional GTP diphosphokinase/guanosine-3',5'-bis pyrophosphate 3'-pyrophosphohydrolase, which produces MPSIDALAERLSTYLDGDQVNLVRRAYFYAEQAHDGQRRRSGEAYVTHPLAVAGILADMHMDHQSLMAAMLHDVIEDTGIAKEALNAQFGETVAELVDGVSKLTQMNFETKAEAQAENFQKMAMAMARDIRVILVKLADRLHNMRTLEVLSGEKRRRIAKETLEIYAPIANRLGMHSLRVEFEDLGFKAMHPMRSERIRAAVRRARGNRKEIVNKIEESLVHCLAREGMEGEVIGREKHLYSIYQKMRGKRRAFNEIMDVYAFRIVVDKVDTCYRVLGAVHNLYKPLPGRFKDYIAIPKANGYQSLHTTLFGMHGVPIEIQIRTREMEEMANNGIAAHWLYKSEGDDQPKGTHARARQWVKGVLEMQQRAGNSLEFIESVKIDLFPDEVYVFTPKGRIMELPKGSTAVDFAYAVHTDVGNTCIACRINRRLAPLSEPLQSGSTVEIVSAPGARPNPAWLNFVVTGKARTHIRHALKLQRRSESISLGERLLNKVLASFDSHLEKIPAERVKAVLGEYRLELIEDLLEDIGLGNRMAYVVARRLLAEGGDELPNAEGPLAIRGTEGLVLSYAKCCTPIPGDPIVGYLSAGKGMVVHLESCRNIGEIRHNPEKCIQLSWAKDVTGEFNVELRVELEHQRGLIALLAGSVNAADGNIEKISMDERDGRISVVQLVVSVHDRVHLARVIKKLRALAGVIRITRVRA; this is translated from the coding sequence ATGCCGAGCATAGACGCCCTCGCCGAACGGCTTTCGACCTATCTCGACGGTGACCAGGTCAATCTGGTCCGCCGCGCCTATTTCTACGCCGAACAAGCCCACGACGGCCAGCGCCGTCGCAGCGGCGAGGCCTATGTCACGCACCCGCTGGCCGTAGCGGGCATTCTTGCCGACATGCACATGGACCATCAGAGCCTGATGGCGGCCATGCTGCACGACGTGATCGAAGACACCGGCATCGCCAAGGAAGCGCTCAACGCGCAGTTCGGCGAGACCGTGGCCGAACTGGTCGACGGGGTCAGCAAGCTGACCCAGATGAACTTCGAGACCAAGGCCGAGGCCCAGGCCGAGAACTTCCAGAAGATGGCCATGGCCATGGCCCGCGACATCCGCGTAATCCTGGTCAAGCTGGCCGACCGCCTGCACAACATGCGCACCCTGGAAGTGCTGTCCGGCGAGAAACGCCGGCGCATCGCCAAGGAAACCCTGGAAATCTACGCCCCCATCGCCAACCGCCTGGGCATGCACAGCCTGCGCGTGGAATTCGAGGACCTGGGCTTCAAGGCCATGCACCCGATGCGCTCCGAGCGCATTCGCGCCGCCGTGCGCCGGGCCCGCGGCAACCGCAAGGAAATCGTCAACAAGATCGAGGAGTCGCTGGTCCACTGCCTGGCTCGCGAGGGAATGGAAGGCGAGGTGATCGGCCGCGAGAAGCACCTCTACAGCATCTACCAGAAGATGCGCGGCAAGCGCCGGGCGTTCAACGAGATCATGGACGTCTACGCCTTCCGCATCGTGGTCGACAAGGTCGATACCTGCTACCGCGTGCTCGGCGCCGTGCACAATCTCTACAAGCCGCTGCCCGGGCGCTTCAAGGACTACATCGCGATCCCCAAGGCCAACGGCTACCAGTCGCTGCACACCACCCTGTTCGGCATGCACGGGGTGCCCATCGAGATCCAGATTCGCACCCGCGAAATGGAAGAGATGGCCAACAACGGCATCGCCGCCCACTGGCTGTACAAGTCCGAGGGCGACGACCAGCCCAAGGGCACCCATGCCCGCGCGCGGCAGTGGGTCAAGGGCGTGCTGGAGATGCAGCAACGCGCCGGCAACTCCCTGGAATTCATCGAGAGCGTGAAGATCGACCTGTTCCCGGACGAGGTCTACGTGTTCACGCCCAAGGGCCGCATCATGGAGCTGCCCAAGGGCTCCACCGCGGTGGACTTCGCCTACGCGGTGCACACCGATGTCGGCAACACCTGCATCGCCTGCCGCATCAACCGCCGCCTGGCGCCGCTGTCCGAGCCGCTGCAGAGCGGCTCTACCGTGGAAATCGTCAGTGCCCCCGGCGCGCGCCCGAACCCGGCCTGGCTCAACTTCGTGGTCACCGGCAAGGCGCGCACCCACATCCGCCACGCCCTCAAGCTGCAGCGCCGCTCCGAATCGATCAGCCTCGGCGAACGCCTGCTGAACAAGGTGCTGGCCAGCTTCGACAGCCATCTGGAGAAGATTCCGGCCGAGCGCGTCAAGGCGGTGCTCGGCGAGTACCGCCTGGAGCTGATCGAGGACCTGCTCGAGGACATCGGCCTGGGCAATCGCATGGCCTATGTGGTCGCCCGCCGGCTGCTGGCCGAGGGCGGCGACGAACTGCCGAACGCCGAGGGTCCGCTGGCGATTCGCGGCACCGAAGGCCTGGTGCTGAGCTACGCGAAGTGCTGCACGCCGATTCCCGGTGACCCCATCGTCGGCTACCTGTCGGCGGGCAAGGGCATGGTGGTGCACCTGGAGAGCTGCCGCAATATCGGCGAGATCCGCCACAACCCGGAGAAGTGCATCCAGCTGTCCTGGGCCAAGGACGTCACCGGCGAGTTCAACGTAGAGCTGCGCGTCGAGCTGGAGCACCAGCGTGGCCTGATCGCCCTGCTGGCTGGCAGCGTCAACGCCGCCGACGGCAACATCGAGAAGATCAGCATGGACGAGCGCGACGGCCGTATCAGCGTGGTGCAGCTGGTGGTCAGCGTGCATGACCGCGTGCACCTGGCCCGGGTGATCAAGAAGCTGCGTGCCCTCGCCGGCGTCATCCGCATCACCCGCGTACGCGCCTGA
- a CDS encoding RidA family protein encodes MSKSVISSDKAPAAIGTYSQAIKAGNTVYMSGQIPLDPKTMELVEGFEAQTVQVFENLKAVAEAAGGSFKDIVKLNIFLTDLSHFAKVNELMGRYFEQPYPARAAIGVAALPRGSQVEMDAILVLE; translated from the coding sequence ATGAGCAAGAGCGTGATCAGCAGCGACAAGGCCCCAGCCGCTATCGGCACCTATTCCCAGGCGATCAAGGCCGGCAACACCGTCTACATGTCCGGACAGATTCCGCTGGACCCCAAGACCATGGAACTGGTCGAGGGCTTCGAGGCGCAGACCGTGCAGGTGTTCGAGAACCTCAAGGCCGTGGCCGAGGCCGCTGGCGGTTCGTTCAAGGACATCGTCAAACTCAACATCTTCCTTACCGACCTGTCGCACTTCGCCAAGGTCAACGAGCTCATGGGCCGCTATTTCGAGCAGCCCTATCCGGCCCGCGCCGCCATCGGCGTGGCCGCCCTGCCGCGGGGCTCGCAGGTGGAAATGGACGCTATTCTGGTACTGGAATAA
- a CDS encoding SDR family oxidoreductase, whose translation MASSACVLIAGCGDVGSRLGLRLAECGWEVYGLRRSVERLPAAIRPVAGDLQGDDCPPAWPSGPLDYLVYCAAANQRDEAGYRVIYVEGLRRVLGWLAQHGQRPKRLLFVSSGGVYGQQQGEWVDEDSPAEAEGFSGRVMREAEQMALHSGLAATLVRLAGLYGPGRQWLLNQVRQGYRVASEPPLYANRIHVDDAAGLLAFLLQADVDGVALADCYLGVDDAPAPLHEVVAWLRQQLGVSHWDEASAVRRAGSKRCSNARARALGWTPNYPSYREGYGALQAQGEGPVGS comes from the coding sequence ATGGCGAGTTCTGCCTGCGTGTTGATCGCCGGCTGCGGTGACGTCGGCAGCCGTCTCGGGTTGAGGCTGGCCGAGTGCGGCTGGGAGGTGTACGGGCTGCGCCGCTCGGTGGAGCGCCTGCCTGCCGCAATCAGACCGGTGGCCGGCGACCTGCAGGGCGATGACTGCCCCCCCGCCTGGCCCAGTGGCCCTCTGGATTACCTGGTGTACTGCGCCGCCGCCAACCAGCGCGATGAGGCCGGCTACCGGGTGATCTATGTCGAGGGCCTGCGCCGGGTGCTGGGCTGGCTGGCGCAGCACGGGCAAAGACCCAAGCGCCTGCTGTTCGTTTCCAGCGGCGGCGTCTATGGCCAGCAGCAGGGTGAATGGGTGGATGAGGACTCCCCGGCCGAGGCCGAGGGCTTCTCCGGGCGGGTCATGCGCGAGGCCGAGCAAATGGCCTTGCACAGCGGCCTGGCCGCCACTTTGGTGCGCCTGGCCGGACTCTACGGTCCGGGCCGGCAGTGGCTGCTCAACCAGGTACGCCAGGGCTACCGGGTGGCCAGCGAACCGCCGTTGTACGCCAACCGCATCCACGTCGACGATGCCGCGGGTCTGCTGGCGTTTCTGCTACAGGCCGATGTCGACGGCGTGGCGCTGGCCGATTGCTACCTCGGCGTCGATGACGCGCCGGCGCCGCTGCATGAAGTGGTGGCCTGGCTGCGTCAGCAGCTGGGTGTCAGTCACTGGGACGAGGCGTCGGCGGTGCGCCGGGCCGGCAGCAAGCGCTGCAGCAACGCTCGCGCCCGGGCGCTGGGCTGGACGCCGAATTATCCCAGCTACCGGGAAGGCTATGGTGCGCTGCAGGCGCAGGGCGAGGGGCCGGTCGGCAGCTAG
- a CDS encoding hydrogen peroxide-inducible genes activator, producing the protein MTLTELRYIVTLAQEQHFGRAAERCHVSQPTLSVGVKKLEDELGVLIFERSKSAVRLTPVGEGIVTQAQKVLEQAQGIRELAQAGKNQLTAPLKIGAIYTVGPYLFPHLIPQLHRVAPEMPLYIEENFTHVLRDKLRTGELDAIIIALPFQEADVLTKPLYDEPFYALMPTGHPWAELKSIDSKLLNDKSLLLLGEGHCFRDQVLEACPSLRKGGEEHAKHTTVESSSLETIRHMVASGLGVSILPFSAVDSHHYAPGVIEVRPLSPPTPFRTVAIAWRASFPRPNAIEVLADSIRLCSVAKPQAQPA; encoded by the coding sequence ATGACCCTCACCGAACTGCGCTACATCGTCACCCTGGCCCAGGAACAGCATTTCGGTCGCGCCGCCGAGCGCTGCCACGTCAGCCAACCGACCCTTTCGGTGGGGGTGAAGAAGCTCGAGGACGAGCTCGGCGTGTTGATCTTCGAACGCAGCAAGAGCGCGGTGCGCCTGACCCCGGTCGGCGAGGGCATCGTCACTCAGGCGCAGAAGGTGCTGGAACAGGCCCAGGGCATCCGCGAGCTGGCCCAGGCCGGCAAGAACCAGCTGACCGCGCCATTGAAGATCGGCGCCATCTACACCGTCGGCCCCTACCTGTTTCCCCACCTGATTCCCCAGCTGCACCGGGTCGCCCCGGAAATGCCGCTGTATATCGAGGAAAACTTCACCCACGTGCTGCGCGACAAGCTGCGCACCGGCGAGCTGGACGCCATCATCATCGCCCTGCCGTTCCAGGAAGCCGATGTGCTGACCAAGCCGCTGTACGACGAACCCTTCTATGCCCTGATGCCGACGGGCCACCCCTGGGCTGAGCTGAAGAGCATCGACAGCAAGCTGCTCAACGACAAGAGCCTGCTGCTGCTCGGCGAGGGCCACTGCTTCCGCGACCAGGTGCTGGAGGCCTGCCCGAGCCTGCGCAAGGGCGGCGAGGAACACGCCAAGCACACCACGGTGGAATCCAGCTCGCTGGAAACCATCCGCCACATGGTCGCCTCCGGCCTCGGCGTCTCGATCCTGCCGTTCTCCGCGGTGGACAGCCACCACTACGCCCCGGGGGTGATCGAAGTCCGCCCGCTCAGCCCCCCGACGCCGTTCCGCACCGTGGCCATCGCCTGGCGCGCCAGCTTCCCGCGGCCGAACGCCATCGAAGTGCTGGCCGACTCGATCCGCCTGTGCTCGGTGGCCAAGCCCCAGGCGCAGCCCGCCTAA